A genome region from Solanum pennellii chromosome 12, SPENNV200 includes the following:
- the LOC107007367 gene encoding polypyrimidine tract-binding protein homolog 3-like, with the protein MSDPSKVVHVRNVGHEISENDLLQLFQPFGVITKLVMLRAKNQALLQMQDVPSAVKALQFYSNVQPSIRGRNVYVQFSSHQELTTMDQNAQGRGDEPNRILLVTIHHMLYPITVDVLHQVFSPHGFVEKIVTFQKSAGFQALIQYQVQQSSVSARNSLQGRNIYDGCCQLDIQFSNLDELQVNYNNERSRDFTNPNLPSEQKGKSSQQGYGDMYSFQGSGVHPGGFPQMGNAEAIAAAFAGGLPPGISGTNDRCTILVSNLNSDRINEDKLFNLCSLYGNIVSIKILRNKPDHALVQLGDGFQAELAVHFLKGAVLFEKRLEVNFSKYPNITTGPDTHDYSNSNLNRFNRNAAKNYRYCCSPTKMIHLSSLPQDVTEAEIIAHLEEHGPIVNSKLFEMNGKQQALVLFEKEEQATEALVCKNATSLGSSTIRISFSQLQSI; encoded by the exons ATGTCTGATCCTTCAAAGGTCGTTCATGTTCGCAATGTGGGGCATGAGATCTCGGAG AATGACTTGCTTCAACTATTCCAACCATTTGGCGTCATTACAAAACTTGTAATGCTCAGGGCGAAAAATCAG GCCCTCTTGCAAATGCAAGATGTCCCTTCAGCTGTAAAGGCATTGCAGTTCTACTCAAATGTTCAACCCAGCATAAG GGGGAGGAATGTTTACGTTCAATTCTCATCTCACCAAGAATTGACAACTATGGATCAAAATGCTCAAGGCCGTGGAGATGAG CCTAATCGAATTCTCTTAGTCACAATACATCACATGCTATACCCTATAACCGTGGATGTGCTGCATCAAGTGTTTTCTCCACATGGATTTGTAGAGAAGATTGTCACATTTCAGAAGTCGGCTG GTTTTCAAGCTTTGATCCAGTATCAAGTACAACAGAGTTCTGTTTCTGCAAGGAACTCACTTCAG GGGCGTAATATATATGATGGCTGCTGTCAGCTTGACATACAGTTCTCTAA CCTAGATGAATTGCAAGTGAACTACAATAATGAACGTTCAAGGGACTTCACTAACCCAAATCTACCATCAGAACAGAAGGGCAAATCCTCTCAA CAAGGATATGGAGACATGTATTCCTTCCAAGGTTCTGGAGTTCATCCAG GTGGATTTCCTCAG ATGGGAAATGCAGAAGCAATTGCAGCTGCGTTTGCTGGTGGTCTGCCACCTGGAATTAGCGGGACAAATGACAGATGCACTATTCTTGTTTCTAATTTAAATTCAGAT AGAATAAATGAGGACAAACTTTTTAATCTGTGCTCTCTTTATGGAAATATTGTCAGCATTAAGATTCTGCGCAATAAACCAGATCATGCCTTAGTTCAGCTGGGTGATGGGTTCCAGGCGGAGCTGGCTGTTCACTTTTTGAAG GGTGCCGTTTTATTTGAAAAGCGTCTGGAAGTCAACTTCTCGAAGTATCCCAATATTACTACCGGACCGGACACACATGActactcaaattcaaatctaaaCCGCTTTAACCGTAATGCTGCTAAAAACTATAGGTACTGCTGCTCCCCTACCAAGATGATCCACCTATCCTCCTTACCCCAGGATGTAACGGAGGCAGAGATTATCGCACATTTGGAGGAGCATGGTCCCATAGTCAATAGTAAGCTTTTTGAGATGAACGGCAAACAGCAGGCTCTTGTTCTTTTTGAAAAGGAGGAGCAGGCAACTGAGGCACTCGTATGCAAAAATGCTACATCTCTTGGTAGCTCAACCATCCGGATTTCGTTTTCTCAGTTACAGAGCATCTGA